One Oryza brachyantha chromosome 3, ObraRS2, whole genome shotgun sequence DNA segment encodes these proteins:
- the LOC102710673 gene encoding cyclin-D5-3 isoform X1: MGDASASTSAPATPTSTLICREDGSDLFSAGADDGGGGEGAGLSVAGDEHLLLVEPDDEYLALMLSRERCAGGDVGERGEEVTEEWMKSARAGCVGWIVKANAGFRFSWKTAYVAVTYLDRFLARRRVDRGKEWALHLLSVACLSLAAKVEERRPPRLPEFRVDQYDFDCASILRMELLVLRTLKWQMITGTPFSYLSCITAKFRHDERKAIVLRAIECIFASIRVMSTVEYQPSTIAVAAILIAQNKETSPNLDELKVILGSSWQQLDAGHVCSCYKMMIQEDRSMQSTTEVASSGVSVAHIGGSEDGSMADVNNATTLAATPDNKRKRLHSPQRQ; this comes from the exons ATGGGGGATGCCTCGGCATccacctccgcgccggccACCCCCACGTCCACGCTTATCTGCCGGGAGGATGGCAGCGACCTcttctccgccggcgccgatgatggcggcggcggggaaggcGCGGGGTTATCCGTCGCTGGAGACGAGCATCTGCTGCTGGTGGAACCGGACGATGAGTACCTCGCGCTGATGCTGTCCAGGGAGCggtgcgccggcggcgatgtcggCGAGCGTGGGGAGGAGGTGACGGAAGAGTGGATGAAGAGCGCGCGCGCCGGGTGCGTCGGCTGGATCGTTAAG GCGAACGCGGGATTCCGGTTCAGCTGGAAGACGGCGTACGTCGCGGTGACGTATCTCGATCGGTTCCTGGCGCGCCGGCGAGTCGAT AGGGGCAAGGAGTGGGCACTGCACCTCCTCTCCGTGGCGTGCCTGTCGCTGGCGGCGAAGGTGGAGgagcgccggccgccgcggctgccTGAGTTCCGGGTGGACCAGTACGACTTCGACTGCGCGTCCATCCTGCGGATGGAGCTCCTCGTCCTCCGCACGCTCAAGTGGCAGATGATCACCGGGACACCTTTCTCCTACCTGAGCTGCATCACAGCGAAATTCCGGCACGACGAGCGCAAGGCGATCGTCCTGCGCGCCATCGAATGCATCTTCGCCTCGATCAGAG TCATGAGCACGGTGGAGTACCAGCCGTCGACGATTGCTGTAGCAGCAATCCTCATCGCTCAGAACAAGGAGACATCACCTAATCTAGACGAGCTCAAGGTGATCCTCGGCTCGTCATGGCAGCAATTAGACGCC GGGCATGTGTGTTCCTGCTACAAGATGATGATTCAAGAGGACAGGTCCATGCAATCGACGACGGAGGTGGCTTCCTCCGGTGTCTCTGTTGCCCACATTGGGGGCTCGGAGGACGGCTCCATGGCCGACGTCAATAATGCCACCACCTTGGCGGCAACCCCGGACAACAAGAGGAAAAGGTTGCACTCGCCTCAGCGCCAGTAG
- the LOC102710673 gene encoding cyclin-D5-3 isoform X2: protein MGDASASTSAPATPTSTLICREDGSDLFSAGADDGGGGEGAGLSVAGDEHLLLVEPDDEYLALMLSRERCAGGDVGERGEEVTEEWMKSARAGCVGWIVKANAGFRFSWKTAYVAVTYLDRFLARRRVDRGKEWALHLLSVACLSLAAKVEERRPPRLPEFRVDQYDFDCASILRMELLVLRTLKWQMITGTPFSYLSCITAKFRHDERKAIVLRAIECIFASIRVMSTVEYQPSTIAVAAILIAQNKETSPNLDELKVILGSSWQQLDAGHVCSCYKMMIQEDRSMQSTTEVASSGVSVAHIGGSEDGSMADVNNATTLAATPDNKRKS from the exons ATGGGGGATGCCTCGGCATccacctccgcgccggccACCCCCACGTCCACGCTTATCTGCCGGGAGGATGGCAGCGACCTcttctccgccggcgccgatgatggcggcggcggggaaggcGCGGGGTTATCCGTCGCTGGAGACGAGCATCTGCTGCTGGTGGAACCGGACGATGAGTACCTCGCGCTGATGCTGTCCAGGGAGCggtgcgccggcggcgatgtcggCGAGCGTGGGGAGGAGGTGACGGAAGAGTGGATGAAGAGCGCGCGCGCCGGGTGCGTCGGCTGGATCGTTAAG GCGAACGCGGGATTCCGGTTCAGCTGGAAGACGGCGTACGTCGCGGTGACGTATCTCGATCGGTTCCTGGCGCGCCGGCGAGTCGAT AGGGGCAAGGAGTGGGCACTGCACCTCCTCTCCGTGGCGTGCCTGTCGCTGGCGGCGAAGGTGGAGgagcgccggccgccgcggctgccTGAGTTCCGGGTGGACCAGTACGACTTCGACTGCGCGTCCATCCTGCGGATGGAGCTCCTCGTCCTCCGCACGCTCAAGTGGCAGATGATCACCGGGACACCTTTCTCCTACCTGAGCTGCATCACAGCGAAATTCCGGCACGACGAGCGCAAGGCGATCGTCCTGCGCGCCATCGAATGCATCTTCGCCTCGATCAGAG TCATGAGCACGGTGGAGTACCAGCCGTCGACGATTGCTGTAGCAGCAATCCTCATCGCTCAGAACAAGGAGACATCACCTAATCTAGACGAGCTCAAGGTGATCCTCGGCTCGTCATGGCAGCAATTAGACGCC GGGCATGTGTGTTCCTGCTACAAGATGATGATTCAAGAGGACAGGTCCATGCAATCGACGACGGAGGTGGCTTCCTCCGGTGTCTCTGTTGCCCACATTGGGGGCTCGGAGGACGGCTCCATGGCCGACGTCAATAATGCCACCACCTTGGCGGCAACCCCGGACAACAAGAGGAAAAG cTGA
- the LOC102710383 gene encoding calcium-transporting ATPase 2, plasma membrane-type-like: MESYLNENFGGVKAKHSSDEALGRWRKVVGVVKNPKRRFRFTANLGKRSEAAAMKRSNQENLRVAVLVSKAALQFVQGLAPPSEYTVPGEVKAAGYGICAEELSSIVESHDIKKLKSHGGVEAVASKLCTSPEDGLPKSRRRQAVRQELFGINRFAETESRSFWVFVWEALQDMTLMILAACAFFSLVVGIATEGWPKGAHDGLGIVASILLVVFVTATSDYRQSLQFKDLDKEKKKITVQVTRNGYRQKLSIYDLLAGDIVHLSIGDQVPADGLFLSGFSLLINESSLTGESEPVAVNAENPFLLSGTKVQDGSCKMLVTTVGMRTQWGKLMATLSEGGDDETPLQVKLNGVATIIGKIGLIFAVVTFAVLTESLFRRKIMDGSYLSWTGDDALELLEFFAIAVTIVVVAVPEGLPLAVTLSLAFAMKKMMNDKALVRHLAACETMGSATTICSDKTGTLTTNHMTVVKACICGKIKEVDSASDTKSLFSELPDSVMTLLSQSIFNNTGGDVVFNKDGRREILGTPTETAILEFGLSLGGDFLAVRKASTLVKVEPFNSAKKRMGVVIQLPGGAMRAHSKGASEIILASCSKFLNDQGNVVPLDDATVAHLNATITSFANEALRTLCLAYVEVGDGFSANDQIPEDGYTCIGIVGIKDPVRPGVKESVAICRSAGIMVRMVTGDNINTAKAIARECGILTEGGIAIEGPDFRTKSAEELNELIPKIQVMARSSPLDKHTLVKHLRTTFDEVVAVTGDGTNDAPALHEADIGLAMGIAGTEVAKESADVIILDDNFSTIVTVAKWGRSVYINIQKFVQFQLTVNVVALVVNFSSACLTGSAPLTAVQLLWVNMIMDTLGALALATEPPNDELMKRTPVGRKGNFISNIMWRNILGQAFYQFIVIWYLQTEGKWLFGLEGENSDLVLNTLIFNCFVFCQVFNEVSSREMERINVFEGILNNNVFIAVLGSTVIFQFIIVQFLGDFANTTPLTFKQWFNCIFIGFIGMPIAAAVKLIPVEF; the protein is encoded by the exons GAGAACCTGCGAGTTGCTGTGCTTGTGTCGAAGGCTGCACTCCAGTTCGTCCAAG GCCTTGCTCCCCCGAGCGAGTACACGGTCCCTGGCGAGGTCAAGGCGGCGGGCTACGGCATCTGCGCCGAGGAGCTGAGCTCGATCGTGGAGAGCCACGACATCAAGAAGCTCAAGTCCCATGGCGGCGTGGAGGCCGTCGCGTCGAAGCTGTGCACATCGCCGGAGGACGGCCTCCCCAAGTCGAGGCGCCGGCAGGCCGTCCGGCAGGAGCTGTTCGGCATCAACAGGTTCGCCGAGACGGAGTCCCGCAGCTTCTGGGTGTTCGTCTGGGAGGCGCTCCAGGACATGACGCTGATGATCCTCGCGGCGTGCGCCTTCTTCTCGCTCGTCGTCGGCATCGCCACCGAGGGGTGGCCCAAGGGCGCGCACGACGGGCTCGGGATTGTGGCTAGTATCCtgctcgtcgtcttcgtcaCGGCGACCAGCGATTACCGGCAATCGCTGCAGTTCAAGGACCTCgacaaggagaagaagaagatcacGGTGCAGGTCACCCGGAACGGGTACAGGCAGAAGCTGTCGATATAtgacctcctcgccggcgacatCGTGCACCTCTCCATTGGCGACCAGGTGCCGGCCGATGGCTTGTTCCTGTCTGGTTTCTCGCTGCTGATCAACGAGTCGAGCCTGACCGGGGAGAGCGAGCCCGTCGCCGTCAATGCCGAGAACCCATTCCTCTTGTCGGGGACCAAGGTGCAGGACGGGTCTTGCAAGATGCTCGTCACGACGGTCGGCATGAGGACGCAGTGGGGTAAGCTGATGGCCACCCTGagcgaaggcggcgacgacgagacgCCGTTGCAGGTCAAGCTCAACGGCGTCGCCACCATCATCGGCAAGATCGGTCTCATCTTCGCGGTCGTCACGTTCGCCGTGCTCACCGAGAGCCTCTTCCGGCGCAAGATCATGGACGGCTCCTACCTGAGCTGGACAGGAGACGACGCGCTGGAGCTGCTCGAGTTCTTCGCCATCGCTGTCACCATCGTCGTCGTGGCCGTCCCGGAGGGCCTGCCGCTCGCGGTGACACTCAGCCTCGCGTTCGCcatgaagaagatgatgaacgACAAGGCGCTCGTCCGGCACCTCGCGGCTTGCGAGACCATGGGGTCGGCGACCACCATCTGCAGCGACAAGACCGGCACGCTCACGACGAACCACATGACCGTCGTCAAGGCCTGCATCTGCGGCAAGATCAAGGAAGTGGACAGCGCCTCGGACACCAAGAGCTTGTTCTCCGAGCTGCCGGATTCCGTCATGACGCTGCTCTCGCAGTCCATCTTCAACAAcacgggcggcgacgtcgtctTCAACAAGGACGGGAGGCGCGAGATACTGGGCACACCAACCGAAACTGCCATTCTCGAGTTCGGCCTGTCGCTCGGCGGCGACTTCCTGGCGGTGAGGAAGGCGAGCACCCTCGTCAAGGTCGAGCCGTTCAACTCGGCGAAGAAGAGGATGGGAGTGGTCATCCAGCTCCCCGGGGGAGCAATGCGTGCGCACAGCAAGGGCGCCTCAGAAATCATCTTGGCTTCTTGCAGCAAGTTCCTGAACGATCAAGGCAACGTCGTCCCCCTCGACGATGCAACTGTTGCTCACCTGAACGCCACGATCACCAGCTTTGCAAACGAGGCACTCCGTACCTTGTGCCTCGCCTACGTCGAAGTCGGTGACGGGTTCTCGGCAAATGATCAGATTCCTGAAGATGGCTACACCTGCATTGGCATCGTGGGGATCAAAGATCCAGTTCGTCCTGGTGTGAAGGAATCAGTGGCCATCTGCAGGTCGGCAGGGATCATGGTGAGGATGGTCACAGGTGACAACATCAATACAGCGAAGGCAATCGCGCGGGAATGCGGCATTTTGACCGAAGGTGGCATCGCCATTGAAGGACCGGATTTCAGGACCAAGAGTGCAGAGGAACTGAACGAGTTGATCCCAAAAATACAA GTAATGGCTAGATCTTCCCCACTTGACAAGCACACTTTGGTGAAGCATCTCCGGACAACTTTTGATGAAGTTGTTGCGGTGACTGGTGATGGCACAAATGATGCGCCTGCTCTTCACGAAGCTGATATTGGACTTGCAATGGGCATTGCTGGAACTGAG GTGGCAAAGGAAAGTGCTGATGTGATTATTCTTGACGACAACTTCTCCACTATAGTCACTGTTGCTAAATGGGGTCGGTCAGTGTACATTAACATTCAGAAGTTTGTACAGTTTCAGCTGACAGTCAATGTAGTTGCTCTGGTTGTGAACTTCTCCTCAGCTTGCTTGACAG GGAGTGCTCCTCTTACTGCTGTCCAACTTCTCTGGGTCAACATGATCATGGACACACTAGGAGCATTGGCACTGGCTACAGAACCTCCGAACGATGAACTGATGAAGAGAACTCCAGTTGGAAGGAAAGGAAACTTCATCAGCAACATTATGTGGAGAAACATCCTGGGACAGGCCTTCTACCAATTCATTGTAATATGGTATCTGCAGACCGAAGGGAAGTGGTTATTTGGACTCGAGGGGGAAAATTCCGATCTAGTCTTGAACACTCTCATCTTCAATTGCTTTGTATTCTGCCAG GTGTTCAATGAGGTGAGCTCAAGGGAGATGGAGAGGATAAATGTATTCGAGGGTATTCTAAACAACAACGTGTTCATCGCCGTCCTCGGCAGCACTGTCATCTTCCAGTTCATCATAGTACAGTTTCTGGGTGATTTCGCCAACACAACTCCTCTCACATTTAAGCAGTGGTTCAACTGCATCTTCATCGGTTTCATAGGGATGCCTATTGCTGCTGCGGTCAAGCTGATCCCAGTTGAGTTCTAA